In Drosophila yakuba strain Tai18E2 chromosome X, Prin_Dyak_Tai18E2_2.1, whole genome shotgun sequence, a single genomic region encodes these proteins:
- the LOC6525004 gene encoding uncharacterized protein LOC6525004 — MEQPSEKPQEEEQIDGQSQELRGQLKLQNLAETNLDVEKKSLKQADDQKPANTCTESREADLEDNCEKIQDFKDESERPGSAEVEHIKKNGETKKQLAAEIDEKFIEKQELKGIEELEESIAQLNTSGDQLLTGEDELKDELTEKTSEDQQLPINLEVRSRTNSLGREKSSENEEKPPEISVSAIQHTGNVEAPAQHNDQMEAEPDPNEDTQDELNQAENKECLDSAVKQHKIPVEQREDASKHPEEDLPNEQVTQFLRQLVSQLWPELGANPELRLERASAKGDNYLGVVWRLQAATDSKRSLVVKLPPQNRVRRKQFFARPCFLRETAAYEVFLPLTEMIQEKWKIPEEDRFRQHALCFGTRQDEPNECIVLEDLSCAGFFLHNRFLDLSVEHVRRVMLTYAKLHAISLAGKCQFPERMQKLQQLVDIFEQRCDDHALGVYFENLKGSALSALLAPEDDFYRVRLEAYFAKGSYFQLLLPLVSGSNCEPFAVMCHGDCWNNNILYKSAQRGELEDVRLIDWQLMRYASPVTDLSYFLFTCTSREFRQSHLKNMLEDYYEELGLQLIRLGEQVEQLFPRPAFNEQVATKSAVGLLLAMMVLPIVTMQGQDVPDLQAISERIEAGATTDLHGAGFLGAGNEATFKQRIREVILDCVDFNYI; from the exons ATGGAGCAGCCCAGCGAGAAGccgcaggaggaggagcagatAGATGGCCAGAGTCAGGAACTTAGAGGCCAACTTAAGTTGCAAAACTTAGCAGAAACTAATCTGGATGTCGAAAAGAAGTCCCTTAAACAAGCTGATGATCAGAAACCAGCAAATACTTGTACTGAAAGCCGCGAAGCAGATTTAGAGGATAATTGTGAGAAAATTCAGGACTTCAAAGATGAGTCGGAGAGACCGGGAAGTGCTGAAGTGGAGCACATTAAAAAGAACGGGGAAACTAAAAAACAGCTAGCCGCAGAGATTGACGAGAAATTTATCGAAAAACAGGAGCTCAAAGGCATTGAGGAGCTTGAAGAAAGTATTGCCCAATTGAATACATCTGGAGATCAGTTGTTGACAGGAGAAGATGAGTTAAAGGATGAGCTGACAGAGAAAACGTCGGAAGATCAGCAACTGCCAATTAATCTGGAAGTTCGATCAAGAACTAATTCCCTGGGGAGAGAAAAGTCTTCCGAAAATGAAGAAAAGCCTCCAGAAATCTCAGTGAGTGCGATTCAGCACACTGGCAACGTTGAAGCTCCAGCACAGCACAATGATCAAATGGAAGCCGAACCAGATCCAAATGAAGACACCCAAGATGAACTAAACCAGGCGGAGAATAAAGAGTGCCTAGACAGCGCTGTGAAGCAACACAAGATTCCTGTAGAGCAACGCGAAGATGCATCCAAGCATCCAGAAGAAGATCTGCCCAACGAGCAGGTTACACAGTTTCTTCGTCAGCTGGTCAGCCAACTGTGGCCGGAGCTGGGCGCCAATCCAGAACTGCGTCTAGAAAGAGCGAGTGCCAAGGGTGACAATTATTTGGGCGTGGTGTGGCGTCTACAGGCGGCCACCGATTCGAAACGCAGCCTGGTGGTTAAGCTGCCGCCACAGAATCGCGTGCGCCGCAAGCAATTCTTTGCACGACCATGTTTCCTGCGCGAAACGGCAGCATACGAGGTCTTTCTGCCGCTAACTGAGATGATTCAGGAGAAGTGGAAAATACCCGAAGAAGATCGTTTTCGGCAGCACGCCCTCTGCTTCGGAACTCGCCAGGATGAGCCAAATGAGTGCATTGTTCTGGAGGATCTGTCCTGTGCCGGGTTCTTTCTCCACAATCGATTTCTGGACCTATCCGTCGAGCATGTGCGTCGCGTAATGCTCACCTATGCCAAATTACATGCCATATCATTGGCCGGAAAGTGCCAGTTCCCCGAGAGAATGCAaaaactgcagcagctggTGGACATCTTTGAGCAGCGATGCGATGATCATGCCTTGGGTGTCTACTTCGAGAATCTCAAAGGCAGTGCCCTATCTGCACTGCTCGCACCGGAGGATGACTTCTACAGAGTCCGTCTGGAGGCGTATTTTGCCAAGGGATCGTACTTTCAGTTGCTGCTCCCTTTGGTCAGCGGATCCAATTGCGAACCCTTCGCTGTCATGTGCCATGGCGATTGCTGGAATAACAACATTCTTTACAAGAGTGCACAGCGGGGAGAGCTTGAGGACGTGCGCCTGATCGACTGGCAACTGATGCGATACGCTTCACCGGTCACCGATTTATCCTACTTCCTCTTCACCTGCACTTCGCGGGAATTCAGGCAGAGCCACCTCAAAAATATGCTAGAGGATTACTATGAAGAGTTGGGCCTGCAGCTGATTAG ACTAGGCGAGCAGGTGGAGCAACTTTTTCCCCGACCAGCATTCAATGAACAGGTGGCCACAAAGTCGGCTGTGGGCCTACTGCTCGCCATGATGGTTCTACCTATTGTAACGATGCAGGGTCAGGATGTGCCCGACCTGCAAGCGATTAGCGAACGAATCGAAGCTGGGGCCACCACGGACCTCCATGGTGCTGGTTTCCTGGGCGCGGGCAACGAGGCTACTTTTAAACAACGCATACGCGAGGTGATCCTCGACTGTGTGGACTTTAACTACATATAA